The following proteins are co-located in the Haloarcula marismortui ATCC 43049 genome:
- a CDS encoding aminotransferase class V-fold PLP-dependent enzyme, producing the protein MDPVELRASIPALERCTYFNTGASGPTPRPVVDAATAFLERHAFDAPADEGPYTVAWDAIAAAREVVASHIGTDAANVALTRSTADGVNMVAGAIDWQPGDVVVRTDLEHPAGTLPWDRLADTHDIEVRVLETDGGRLDMAEVKDAVADARLVALSSLSWTHGTRLPVADVVAVAHDAGAQVLVDAVQSVGQHPVDVTEWGADFVAAAGHKWLLGVWGGGFLYVDPDAYDRLRQTRIGYRSVENPGADGYKYHEGARRFEVGTTSPVPYVALANAIETVEAIGFDTIQPRVERLTDRLKDGLGDRLLSPRDYESGLVTFTADDPEATVERLAAEGIIIRSLPNPDALRASVHAFNTADDVDRLLDAL; encoded by the coding sequence ATGGACCCAGTCGAGCTCCGAGCGTCGATTCCGGCACTCGAACGGTGTACGTACTTCAACACGGGGGCAAGCGGGCCGACGCCGCGCCCCGTGGTCGACGCTGCGACGGCGTTTCTCGAACGCCACGCCTTCGACGCACCCGCCGATGAAGGGCCCTATACGGTTGCGTGGGACGCTATCGCGGCGGCTCGCGAGGTCGTCGCCAGCCATATCGGGACTGACGCCGCCAACGTCGCCTTGACTCGAAGTACCGCAGACGGGGTCAACATGGTCGCCGGGGCCATCGACTGGCAGCCCGGTGATGTGGTGGTCCGGACTGACCTCGAACACCCGGCTGGCACACTCCCCTGGGACCGGCTGGCCGACACCCACGATATCGAGGTCCGGGTGCTGGAAACAGACGGCGGTCGGCTCGACATGGCGGAGGTAAAAGACGCTGTGGCCGACGCCAGACTGGTGGCGCTGAGTTCGCTCTCCTGGACCCACGGGACCAGACTCCCGGTTGCGGATGTCGTTGCGGTAGCCCACGACGCCGGCGCACAGGTGCTCGTCGATGCTGTCCAGTCTGTTGGGCAACACCCCGTCGACGTGACCGAATGGGGCGCGGACTTCGTGGCCGCGGCGGGCCACAAGTGGCTACTGGGCGTCTGGGGTGGCGGGTTCCTCTATGTCGATCCGGACGCGTACGACCGACTGCGCCAGACTCGTATTGGTTACCGGAGCGTCGAAAACCCCGGTGCGGACGGATACAAGTACCACGAGGGCGCGCGCCGCTTCGAGGTCGGAACCACCTCACCGGTCCCCTACGTCGCGCTCGCAAACGCCATTGAGACGGTCGAAGCCATCGGATTCGATACAATTCAGCCCCGTGTCGAGCGGCTGACCGACCGGCTCAAGGACGGCCTCGGCGACCGACTGCTGAGCCCCCGCGACTACGAGTCGGGACTTGTGACGTTCACCGCCGACGACCCCGAGGCGACCGTTGAGCGACTCGCGGCTGAAGGTATCATCATCAGGTCACTCCCTAACCCTGATGCGCTCCGGGCGTCCGTCCACGCGTTCAATACGGCCGACGACGTCGACCGCTTACTCGACGCGCTGTAG
- the rdfA gene encoding rod-determining factor RdfA: protein MANTTDGRPSSKVARLIDEYELDGLGAEMEARWTGDGEERMSLRDLAEFFNKRLLERELVDAGLSALESDVESTYENLTGDDISTGVRTDTVNRLERNGVDVDSLETDFITYQAIRSYLKEWRGAEYQGLSDDEKIEKDLESIQRLLTRTLSVTDQRIEKLRDTGRIDIADFEVFLDAQVLCQSCGSQYAVAEFFEQGGCECQQD, encoded by the coding sequence ATGGCGAATACGACAGACGGCCGGCCGTCGAGCAAAGTCGCTCGACTCATCGACGAGTACGAACTTGATGGACTCGGTGCGGAGATGGAGGCGCGCTGGACGGGTGACGGTGAAGAGCGTATGAGTCTTCGTGACCTTGCCGAGTTTTTCAACAAGCGCCTCCTCGAACGTGAACTGGTCGATGCGGGCCTGAGCGCGCTTGAAAGCGATGTGGAATCGACTTACGAGAATCTCACCGGTGACGACATCAGCACAGGCGTTCGGACTGACACCGTCAACCGACTCGAACGCAACGGTGTCGACGTCGACAGTCTCGAAACCGATTTCATCACCTATCAGGCCATTCGGTCGTATCTGAAAGAATGGCGCGGCGCGGAGTATCAGGGGTTGTCCGACGACGAGAAGATCGAAAAGGATCTGGAAAGCATTCAGCGACTCCTGACCCGAACGCTATCGGTCACCGACCAGCGCATCGAGAAACTGCGCGACACGGGTCGCATCGACATTGCGGACTTCGAGGTATTTCTGGACGCGCAGGTGCTGTGCCAGTCGTGCGGTAGCCAGTACGCCGTTGCGGAGTTCTTCGAGCAGGGCGGCTGCGAGTGTCAGCAGGACTGA